A region of Procambarus clarkii isolate CNS0578487 chromosome 22, FALCON_Pclarkii_2.0, whole genome shotgun sequence DNA encodes the following proteins:
- the LOC123766683 gene encoding uncharacterized protein: MDGPNTPLRTESETMDGPNTPLRTESETMDGPNTPLHTESETMDGPNTPLRTESETMDGPNTPLHTESETMDGPNTPLCTKSETMDGPNTPLCTESETMDGPNTPLCTESETMDGPNTPLRTESETMDGPNTPLRTESETMDGPNTPLRTESETMDGPNTPLCTESETMDGPNTPLCTESETMDGPNTPLYTKSETMDGPNTPLRTESETMDGPNTPLHTESETMDGPNTPLRTESETMDGPNTPLRTENETMDGPNTPLHTESETMDGPNTPLRTESETMDGPNTPLRTESETMDGPNTPLRTESHFTNQSGEVWASLDHSSLAGVKPVFCR, from the coding sequence ATGGATGGACCGAACACCCCACTGCGTACTGAAAGTGAAACAATGGATGGACCGAACACCCCATTGCGTACTGAAAGTGAAACAATGGATGGACCGAACACCCCACTGCATACTGAAAGTGAAACAATGGATGGACCGAACACACCACTGCGTACTGAAAGTGAAACAATGGATGGACCGAACACCCCACTGCATACTGAAAGTGAAACAATGGATGGACCGAACACCCCACTGTGTACTAAAAGTGAAACAATGGATGGACCGAACACCCCACTGTGTACTGAAAGTGAAACAATGGATGGACCGAACACCCCACTGTGTACTGAAAGTGAAACAATGGATGGACCGAACACCCCACTGCGTACTGAAAGTGAAACAATGGATGGACCGAACACCCCACTGCGTACTGAAAGTGAAACAATGGATGGACCGAACACCCCACTGCGTACTGAAAGTGAAACAATGGATGGACCGAACACCCCACTGTGTACTGAAAGTGAAACAATGGATGGACCGAACACCCCACTGTGTACTGAAAGTGAAACAATGGATGGACCGAACACCCCACTGTATACTAAAAGTGAAACAATGGATGGACCGAACACCCCACTGCGTACTGAAAGTGAAACAATGGATGGACCGAACACCCCACTGCATACTGAAAGTGAAACAATGGATGGACCGAACACCCCACTGCGTACTGAAAGTGAAACAATGGATGGACCGAACACCCCACTGCGTACTGAAAATGAAACAATGGATGGACCAAACACCCCACTGCATACTGAAAGTGAAACAATGGATGGACCGAACACCCCACTGCGTACTGAAAGTGAAACAATGGATGGACCGAACACCCCACTGCGTACTGAAAGTGAAACAATGGATGGACCGAACACCCCACTGCGTACTGAGAGTCATTTTACAAACCAGTCGGGCGAGGTGTGGGCGTCACTAGACCATTCTTCGCTTGCTGGAGTAAAACCTGTCTTCTGCAGGTGA